The proteins below are encoded in one region of Euryarchaeota archaeon:
- the scpB gene encoding SMC-Scp complex subunit ScpB, giving the protein MSTETENQVSSAADEVTRIVAKRPPAGKERQVVEAALFSAGKPVLIDEISEKTGVPKADVRHAIKALEKLYASSDSALEVSQAGDKWAMQLKAEYAPHATKLAPMEIPVRTLKTLALIAYHQPVKQSDVVDMIGARCYEHIKELHDRGLVNWREHGQTKILSTTASFPEYFGIASLEPEEIKKFLAARVGLKLTEKKPVEDAALEAPPQEDKPIGAESDTPPPSDDATDTAPSKQEIVAEH; this is encoded by the coding sequence TTGAGCACTGAGACGGAGAACCAGGTTTCGTCCGCAGCGGACGAGGTGACGCGCATCGTCGCCAAGCGGCCGCCGGCCGGGAAAGAACGGCAAGTAGTCGAGGCGGCGCTCTTCTCTGCGGGAAAGCCCGTGCTCATCGACGAGATATCCGAGAAAACAGGTGTCCCGAAGGCGGACGTCCGGCACGCGATCAAAGCGCTTGAGAAACTTTACGCTTCATCCGATTCCGCGCTCGAAGTGTCGCAAGCAGGCGACAAATGGGCAATGCAATTGAAGGCCGAGTACGCCCCGCACGCGACAAAACTCGCGCCGATGGAGATACCGGTGCGCACTTTGAAGACGCTCGCGCTCATCGCCTACCATCAGCCCGTGAAACAAAGCGACGTCGTCGACATGATAGGCGCGCGCTGCTACGAGCACATCAAGGAACTGCACGATCGCGGCCTTGTGAACTGGCGCGAGCACGGGCAGACGAAGATACTTTCGACGACAGCGAGTTTTCCCGAATACTTCGGCATCGCATCGCTCGAACCCGAGGAGATAAAGAAGTTCCTCGCGGCGCGAGTGGGCCTCAAATTGACGGAGAAGAAGCCTGTGGAGGACGCGGCACTGGAGGCCCCTCCGCAGGAAGACAAGCCGATTGGCGCCGAATCGGACACTCCCCCGCCAAGTGACGATGCCACCGACACCGCGCCGTCGAAGCAAGAGATCGTCGCCGAGCACTGA
- a CDS encoding HD domain-containing protein, whose translation MSAALKRLRDPVYNYIRLDEVAEALIDTPEFQRLRHVKQLGTAYLVFPGAHHTRFEHSLGAHHLARLASEQLGLTPDDGRLLEYALLLHDIGHGPFSHVSEELFRDEAGSHVDVGASLIEKGRLGDIIERAGLDKKVVISLMRGKGPRGGLVSGQVDLDRMDYLVRDSHYTGVAIGVDSDRIISKLRLVKDGVCVLEDGLLTAEMLLIARFNMYTSVYFHRTCRIAELMIRRAMGDGLAAGEYTAAELSRMDDIELVSRFRSKSSAGHRMMERLASRTLYKECHAWGTGELPSSLIARLAGEHTARSALETEIETAAKLKAAEVLIDVPALPTQKSGGMDILRDDGTVVPIGRLSKLVSNLEAAEADYWRMRVLAPRGKEEVVARAARGVLENLD comes from the coding sequence ATGTCGGCCGCGTTGAAGCGTCTACGCGATCCCGTCTACAATTACATCCGCCTCGATGAAGTGGCGGAAGCACTCATCGATACGCCCGAGTTCCAGCGCCTTCGTCACGTGAAGCAGCTCGGGACGGCGTACCTCGTGTTCCCGGGCGCCCATCACACGCGTTTCGAGCATTCCCTCGGTGCCCATCATCTCGCTCGCCTTGCAAGCGAACAGTTGGGCCTTACGCCCGACGATGGGCGTCTCTTGGAGTATGCGCTTCTTCTTCACGACATCGGCCACGGTCCGTTCAGCCACGTCAGCGAGGAGCTGTTCCGGGACGAGGCGGGTAGCCACGTGGACGTGGGAGCTTCGCTCATCGAGAAAGGCCGCCTTGGGGACATCATCGAGCGTGCGGGCCTCGACAAGAAGGTCGTGATATCGCTGATGCGGGGGAAGGGCCCCCGCGGCGGACTCGTGTCGGGACAGGTGGATCTCGACCGGATGGATTATCTCGTGCGCGATTCCCATTACACCGGCGTCGCGATCGGCGTCGATTCCGACCGCATCATCTCGAAGCTTCGCCTGGTGAAGGACGGCGTGTGCGTTCTTGAGGACGGCCTCCTCACGGCCGAGATGCTCCTCATCGCGCGTTTCAACATGTACACAAGCGTCTACTTTCACCGGACGTGCCGCATCGCCGAACTCATGATTCGGCGGGCCATGGGGGACGGCCTTGCGGCCGGGGAATACACGGCCGCGGAGCTTTCACGGATGGACGACATCGAGTTGGTCTCTCGCTTCAGGTCGAAGTCCTCCGCCGGTCACCGGATGATGGAGAGGCTGGCGTCTCGAACCCTGTACAAGGAGTGCCACGCGTGGGGGACCGGCGAACTTCCCTCGTCCTTGATAGCGAGACTCGCCGGCGAGCACACGGCGCGCTCCGCCTTGGAGACCGAGATCGAGACGGCCGCGAAGCTCAAGGCCGCCGAGGTCTTGATCGACGTCCCCGCGCTTCCCACCCAAAAGTCAGGCGGGATGGACATCCTGCGAGACGACGGCACCGTCGTCCCCATCGGACGCCTCTCGAAACTCGTCTCAAACCTTGAGGCGGCCGAGGCCGATTATTGGCGAATGAGGGTCCTCGCGCCACGCGGGAAGGAGGAGGTCGTGGCGAGGGCGGCGAGGGGCGTCTTGGAGAATCTGGATTGA
- a CDS encoding carboxypeptidase regulatory-like domain-containing protein, which produces MRREPKAANHPVVAFTLLSLAFAALAGCVAPTDGDLVAPASFADAARSATSAESGSAQPSLGMSSKDDALEVGAIKGIVVSEDYSPVAAASVILDDVATTKSNPDGSFSFARVGAGTHLLRVQSDGHANKTTTVSVAGDVETKVELVLTTLERPRLAVDTQEFPGFFECTLTYIIITGDCFAPVTLVAETGGIGQFQSPTNAAYSFNFSVGKDWQTIVMELVWENAPAMTSGELQLNIEPNGGDNLTESDAYAVKGGKGPVRLVIVPGVDHETSQAKDHRINSNGEDLRARIFLQGAGHAVVCDPNSGRCFLGLGAAAQQHFTLYVSTFYGQAASADYSVLD; this is translated from the coding sequence ATGAGGCGCGAGCCAAAGGCCGCAAACCACCCGGTCGTGGCATTCACGCTCCTAAGCCTCGCCTTTGCGGCGCTCGCGGGTTGTGTCGCGCCCACAGATGGCGACCTCGTCGCACCGGCAAGCTTCGCCGACGCTGCCCGATCGGCTACGTCCGCGGAATCAGGGAGCGCGCAACCCTCCCTAGGGATGAGCTCCAAAGACGACGCCCTCGAAGTCGGTGCGATCAAGGGGATCGTCGTCTCCGAAGACTACTCGCCGGTCGCCGCCGCGTCCGTGATACTCGACGACGTCGCCACCACGAAATCCAATCCAGATGGAAGTTTCAGTTTCGCGCGCGTGGGCGCTGGGACTCACCTCCTGCGGGTTCAAAGCGACGGACACGCCAACAAGACCACGACCGTGAGTGTGGCGGGCGACGTGGAGACCAAGGTGGAACTCGTACTCACGACACTGGAGCGCCCCCGGCTCGCCGTCGACACACAGGAATTCCCCGGCTTCTTCGAATGCACGCTCACCTACATCATCATCACCGGCGACTGTTTTGCCCCGGTGACCCTCGTGGCGGAGACCGGCGGGATCGGACAATTCCAGTCCCCGACGAACGCCGCATACTCGTTCAACTTCAGCGTCGGCAAGGATTGGCAGACCATCGTCATGGAGCTCGTCTGGGAGAACGCACCCGCCATGACGAGCGGCGAACTCCAACTCAACATCGAGCCGAACGGCGGCGACAACCTCACGGAATCGGACGCGTACGCGGTGAAGGGGGGAAAAGGCCCCGTGCGGCTCGTCATCGTCCCCGGAGTCGACCACGAGACGTCGCAAGCAAAGGACCACCGGATCAACTCGAACGGCGAGGACCTGAGAGCCAGGATATTCCTCCAAGGCGCAGGACATGCGGTCGTTTGCGACCCGAACTCCGGAAGATGCTTCCTTGGACTCGGAGCTGCGGCGCAACAGCATTTCACGCTCTACGTCAGCACGTTTTACGGGCAGGCCGCGAGCGCCGATTACAGCGTGCTCGATTGA
- a CDS encoding site-2 protease family protein, translating to MTELIPIDRLPLIREKVTRHFPVYDAHWSENAVYFFVSVEKTVLEENFKKLKTELRGEDLLPILRYHAGEYQIFVVRRPELAAKKNTVNIILFAATWVTTFLSGVLANFLYEHASEDFTKTSTDELVALLFSQDNMVKGLLYFAIPLMLILMLHELGHYYTARRHGVAATWPYFIPFPPALGGALNIGTMGAFISMREPIPDRKALFDIGASGPLVGFAVAIPITFLGLYLTALDPSYLPELNPGLSGITLGTPLIYDLLAIPFAFAPNQIIHPMAFAGWVGLFVTGINLLPAGQLDGGHVAASYLGERSRWLSFAAVAMLIIFGFGLPAIEGVIGEIPPYTGWLLFALLITFLGIEHPPTLNNLSELDTKRKIAAAFVLVVFILTFTPTPVQG from the coding sequence TTGACTGAACTCATCCCCATCGACCGATTGCCGCTCATCCGCGAGAAGGTCACCCGGCACTTCCCGGTGTACGACGCGCACTGGAGCGAGAACGCGGTCTATTTCTTCGTCTCGGTGGAAAAGACGGTGCTGGAGGAGAACTTCAAGAAGTTGAAGACCGAGCTACGCGGCGAAGACCTCCTCCCGATACTTCGCTACCACGCGGGCGAGTACCAGATCTTCGTCGTGAGAAGGCCGGAGCTTGCCGCAAAGAAGAACACGGTCAACATCATCCTCTTCGCGGCCACATGGGTCACGACGTTCCTCTCGGGAGTACTCGCGAACTTTCTCTACGAGCACGCAAGCGAGGACTTCACGAAGACCAGCACCGATGAACTGGTCGCCCTCCTCTTTTCCCAGGACAACATGGTGAAGGGCCTCCTCTACTTCGCGATCCCCCTCATGCTCATCCTCATGCTACACGAGCTTGGGCACTACTACACGGCGCGTAGACACGGGGTCGCCGCCACGTGGCCGTACTTCATCCCGTTCCCACCGGCCCTCGGCGGGGCCTTGAACATCGGCACGATGGGGGCGTTCATCTCGATGCGCGAACCCATCCCGGACAGGAAAGCGCTCTTCGACATCGGCGCTTCGGGCCCGCTCGTCGGGTTCGCCGTCGCCATCCCGATCACCTTCCTCGGCCTCTACCTCACGGCCCTTGACCCGTCGTACTTGCCGGAACTGAACCCCGGCCTCTCCGGCATCACGCTCGGCACGCCGCTCATCTACGACCTCCTCGCGATCCCGTTCGCGTTCGCCCCCAACCAGATCATCCATCCCATGGCGTTCGCCGGCTGGGTGGGCCTTTTCGTCACGGGCATCAACCTGCTTCCCGCAGGGCAACTCGATGGAGGACACGTGGCCGCGTCGTATCTAGGCGAACGCTCCCGTTGGCTCTCGTTCGCCGCCGTCGCCATGCTCATCATCTTCGGTTTCGGCCTGCCGGCCATCGAAGGCGTCATCGGCGAGATCCCGCCTTACACGGGGTGGCTCCTCTTCGCGCTCCTCATCACGTTCCTCGGGATCGAGCATCCCCCGACCCTCAACAACCTCAGCGAGCTCGACACGAAGCGGAAGATCGCCGCCGCGTTCGTCCTGGTCGTCTTCATCCTCACGTTCACGCCGACACCCGTGCAGGGTTGA
- a CDS encoding DUF115 domain-containing protein — protein sequence MDWKDWAPLYDRIRSDFGYPLEADERAAERLDELLAEGSKPLPDIASVLKGEDVVIVGGATFDAANIPPDSTIVAADGATDAVLAAGGIPDVIVTDLDGRVDLQAQCNTGGAALVVHAHGDNVAALETYVPDFAGKVLGTCQSKPVGRIVNYGGFTDGDRACLLAEHFGAARLLLVGFDFENPSPKPGRSAETKARKLAWARTIIGNVRIPVTYL from the coding sequence ATGGACTGGAAAGACTGGGCCCCACTGTACGACCGCATCAGATCGGACTTCGGTTATCCGCTCGAAGCCGACGAAAGGGCCGCAGAACGCCTCGACGAGCTCCTCGCGGAGGGCTCGAAGCCGCTTCCCGACATCGCTTCCGTCCTCAAAGGCGAGGACGTCGTCATCGTCGGCGGCGCCACGTTCGACGCGGCGAACATCCCGCCGGATTCGACCATCGTCGCCGCCGATGGGGCCACGGACGCGGTGCTTGCCGCAGGCGGGATACCGGACGTCATCGTCACCGACCTCGACGGGCGCGTCGATCTACAAGCGCAGTGCAACACCGGCGGCGCAGCTTTGGTCGTCCACGCCCATGGGGACAATGTCGCCGCCTTGGAAACCTACGTCCCGGATTTCGCGGGCAAGGTGCTCGGCACCTGCCAGTCGAAGCCCGTCGGGCGAATCGTCAACTACGGCGGCTTCACGGACGGGGACCGCGCGTGCCTTCTTGCAGAACACTTCGGCGCGGCAAGGCTCTTGCTCGTCGGCTTCGACTTCGAGAACCCGTCCCCGAAGCCGGGAAGAAGCGCCGAGACTAAGGCGCGTAAGCTCGCGTGGGCGAGGACCATCATCGGAAACGTCAGGATACCGGTCACCTATCTTTGA
- a CDS encoding divalent-cation tolerance protein CutA, giving the protein MAVSIYATFATKRGADKVSRALLKARLVACANSFPVASLYRWRGRLESGREVAVIYKTSDANARRTISEITRRHSYEVPCVVAWKITAGNREYLAWMDAEASGRETPRRQARKGKSRQGKRAIAKRRGRGGTPSTRVGRRAQR; this is encoded by the coding sequence GTGGCCGTCTCCATCTACGCTACGTTTGCGACGAAACGCGGGGCCGACAAGGTGTCGCGAGCGCTTCTCAAGGCCCGCCTCGTCGCGTGCGCCAACTCCTTCCCAGTAGCTTCGTTGTACCGGTGGAGGGGGCGACTCGAGTCGGGTCGCGAGGTCGCCGTCATCTACAAGACGTCGGACGCCAACGCCCGCCGGACGATCTCCGAGATCACGCGACGCCACTCTTACGAAGTCCCTTGTGTCGTCGCGTGGAAGATCACAGCGGGGAACCGGGAGTACCTGGCATGGATGGATGCGGAGGCAAGTGGCCGCGAGACGCCGCGGCGACAAGCCCGGAAGGGAAAGAGTCGGCAGGGAAAGAGGGCAATTGCGAAACGACGCGGCCGGGGCGGCACGCCGTCGACCCGAGTCGGAAGGCGTGCTCAAAGATAG
- a CDS encoding site-2 protease family protein, whose amino-acid sequence MVSALVVFLVLLNLYLLGIYLLHRRKLLGPGKAELIGPILMLRTKKANQLMDVVARPKLFWKVFGDVGVVATVLAGVVTLVFMAYNVSRVLARDENVARYAPQPQQLIGIPVINPDIPLYYGVLALAVGLIVHEFAHGVLSRVGDVRVKSSGLLMLIVPIGAFVEPDPEDLEKRTMRVKNRMFAAGPMANLTIALITAFLFSSVFVAALSAPPQAAYVVGVSPDSPAFEAGAVPGAYLLEFDGKAVTNTLSFSAFIAEKKAGETVLVKVFYRGEAATRSVVLADKYAYAAAHDPPNARDEDRGKAFFGVSTFNSTYPGTAREIMMDPLSRGLVGFAAYVQLPLGLPAAFDPLQLFKSPFTDIFRNSFVITGPMSVLPEDVFWISANSLYWIFWINFAVGTFNAIPAGPLDGGQMFKSSVRGFLRGFYKVDRSRMVIEAPTEEGAKAVVIVKGADAETQGRLDKADKVTGLISRVMGAFVLFLLVGIIVGPRLI is encoded by the coding sequence GTGGTTTCCGCCCTAGTGGTTTTCCTGGTGCTTCTAAACCTCTACCTCTTGGGCATCTATCTCCTCCACCGTCGGAAACTCCTGGGGCCCGGGAAAGCCGAACTCATCGGCCCCATACTGATGCTCCGAACGAAGAAAGCGAACCAGTTGATGGACGTCGTCGCGCGCCCAAAGCTCTTCTGGAAGGTCTTCGGCGACGTCGGAGTGGTCGCGACGGTCTTGGCGGGGGTCGTCACCCTCGTCTTCATGGCATACAACGTGTCGCGCGTCCTGGCCCGGGACGAGAACGTCGCCCGCTACGCGCCCCAACCGCAGCAACTCATCGGCATCCCGGTCATCAACCCCGACATCCCCCTCTATTACGGCGTGCTCGCCCTCGCCGTCGGGCTCATCGTCCACGAATTCGCGCATGGCGTGCTCTCGCGCGTAGGCGACGTCCGCGTCAAGTCCTCAGGCCTCCTCATGCTCATCGTGCCGATCGGGGCCTTCGTCGAGCCCGACCCGGAGGACCTGGAAAAACGCACGATGCGTGTCAAGAACCGCATGTTCGCCGCGGGCCCCATGGCGAACCTCACCATCGCGCTCATCACCGCGTTCCTTTTCTCATCCGTCTTCGTCGCCGCACTTTCCGCCCCCCCGCAGGCCGCCTACGTCGTCGGCGTCTCGCCGGACTCCCCGGCCTTCGAAGCGGGCGCCGTCCCAGGCGCGTACCTCCTAGAATTCGACGGAAAGGCGGTCACCAACACGCTGTCCTTCAGCGCGTTCATCGCGGAGAAGAAGGCGGGCGAGACCGTCCTCGTGAAGGTCTTTTACAGGGGCGAGGCGGCGACGCGTTCCGTCGTCCTCGCCGACAAGTACGCCTACGCGGCCGCGCATGACCCGCCGAACGCGCGCGACGAGGATCGCGGAAAGGCCTTCTTCGGCGTGTCGACTTTCAACTCGACCTATCCCGGCACCGCGCGCGAGATAATGATGGATCCACTCTCTCGCGGCCTCGTCGGCTTCGCGGCCTACGTACAGCTCCCGTTGGGCCTCCCAGCGGCCTTCGACCCTCTCCAGCTTTTCAAGAGCCCCTTCACGGACATATTCAGGAACAGTTTCGTCATCACGGGGCCGATGAGCGTCCTCCCGGAGGACGTGTTTTGGATAAGCGCGAACTCGCTTTATTGGATCTTCTGGATCAACTTCGCGGTCGGGACTTTCAACGCGATCCCCGCGGGGCCGCTTGACGGCGGCCAGATGTTCAAGTCGTCGGTGCGCGGGTTCCTAAGAGGCTTCTACAAGGTCGACAGGTCCCGAATGGTCATCGAGGCACCGACGGAAGAGGGGGCGAAGGCCGTCGTCATCGTGAAAGGCGCTGATGCGGAGACGCAAGGCCGGCTCGACAAGGCGGACAAGGTCACGGGCCTCATCTCACGCGTCATGGGCGCTTTCGTCCTGTTCCTCCTCGTCGGCATCATCGTGGGCCCACGCCTCATTTGA
- a CDS encoding DUF3198 domain-containing protein has protein sequence MGFLAKFLKNNMLVISALVFVVGLAVTLWSWWGSAISKDYFAEYLAQIDATGKWNLWVQIISPLVLLTGAWYLGDQIITRRKFGEMIATQKKSEFVTAKKELTDIARRLPDRYKAKIEAKEAELTSKR, from the coding sequence ATGGGTTTCCTCGCCAAGTTCTTGAAGAACAACATGCTCGTCATCTCAGCGCTGGTCTTCGTCGTCGGCCTCGCGGTGACGCTTTGGAGCTGGTGGGGTTCAGCCATCTCGAAGGACTATTTTGCCGAATACCTGGCGCAGATCGACGCGACGGGCAAGTGGAACCTATGGGTCCAGATAATCAGCCCCCTGGTCCTTCTCACGGGTGCTTGGTATCTTGGCGACCAGATAATCACCCGCCGCAAGTTCGGAGAGATGATAGCCACCCAGAAGAAGAGCGAGTTCGTGACAGCGAAGAAGGAGCTCACGGACATCGCCCGCAGGCTTCCGGACCGCTACAAGGCGAAGATCGAGGCGAAGGAAGCAGAGCTCACGTCGAAGCGGTGA
- a CDS encoding RNA methyltransferase, producing the protein MTAVGTRAPPRSAAGPRRDLSGAENSKPATRFHVVIVEPKHPGNVGSIARSMKNFGLASLWLVNPPELKPEAYVMAVHASDVLDNARVFKSIDDALALLHHTVATTAQVTWNDRHHLRNPLTVREFAARANDMSGDVGILFGREDAGLSNEEVEKCDTVVTIPTSKDYDSMNLSHAGAVVFYELFNASAKTPRRRHAAAGDKTRLFDYFDQLIDALEFPAHRRKHTAMSFRRVLGRAQLSKWEYYRLMGVFSKTLKRLKRPGTGKK; encoded by the coding sequence GTGACGGCCGTGGGGACGCGGGCCCCGCCAAGATCCGCCGCTGGGCCCCGACGGGACCTCTCGGGCGCCGAAAATTCGAAGCCGGCGACACGTTTCCACGTCGTCATCGTCGAACCGAAGCACCCTGGAAACGTCGGCAGCATCGCGAGATCGATGAAGAACTTCGGGCTCGCCTCTCTCTGGCTTGTCAACCCGCCGGAGCTCAAGCCCGAGGCCTACGTCATGGCCGTCCATGCAAGCGACGTCCTGGACAATGCGCGCGTGTTCAAGTCCATCGACGACGCGCTCGCGCTCCTTCACCACACGGTGGCGACCACGGCGCAGGTCACGTGGAACGACCGCCACCACTTGAGAAACCCCCTGACGGTGCGCGAGTTCGCGGCGCGCGCCAACGATATGTCGGGCGACGTCGGGATACTCTTCGGCCGTGAGGACGCGGGCCTTTCGAACGAGGAGGTCGAGAAGTGCGACACCGTCGTCACGATCCCGACCTCGAAGGATTACGATTCGATGAACCTGAGCCACGCAGGGGCGGTCGTCTTCTACGAGCTCTTCAACGCCTCGGCGAAGACCCCGCGCCGGCGTCATGCCGCGGCCGGCGACAAGACGCGGCTTTTCGACTATTTCGACCAACTGATCGACGCGTTGGAGTTCCCGGCCCACCGCCGTAAGCACACGGCGATGTCTTTCAGGCGCGTTCTCGGGAGGGCACAGCTCTCGAAGTGGGAGTACTATCGCTTGATGGGCGTCTTCTCGAAGACGTTGAAGCGGTTGAAGCGCCCGGGGACAGGGAAAAAATAG
- a CDS encoding translation elongation factor-like protein — protein MTELMIGKVKHYYPKVHAAVVELERGMLKVGDKIHIVGSETDIWETVKSLQLDHRPVPQAWLGQSVGVLVPERARDNARVFKVVE, from the coding sequence ATGACCGAGCTCATGATAGGCAAGGTCAAGCACTACTATCCGAAGGTCCACGCGGCTGTCGTCGAGCTTGAGCGCGGAATGCTCAAGGTCGGGGACAAGATCCACATCGTGGGTAGCGAGACGGACATCTGGGAGACGGTGAAAAGCCTCCAACTCGACCACCGGCCCGTGCCACAAGCGTGGCTTGGCCAATCGGTGGGCGTCTTGGTCCCGGAACGGGCGCGTGACAACGCGCGCGTGTTCAAGGTCGTCGAATAG
- the ppsA gene encoding phosphoenolpyruvate synthase, whose amino-acid sequence MKWVVWAGSVGRKDLVQVGGKGANLGELLQLGLPVPPAYVVTAHAFTDFLQKTGAGEKIFKMLDSTSVDDTKALHETADEVRALILKTPMPEDQAKEVTQAYATLSAKEKSELFVAVRSSATAEDLPEASFAGQQDTFLYTREENLLENVQKCWASLYTPRAIFYRVKNKFDHRKVAIAVVVQKMVNSEKSGVMFTKHPTTGEAKVIIEGAWGLGEGVVSGAVSPDNYVCGADGQIIATTIASKETQFVRGKAGGTITERVDANRRQARVLDDKELARLFKVGLNIEKHYGSPQDIEWALEAGELYILQARPITTIKKKASPTAGIGASKKEGADGDSKPILVGLGASPGTAAGEVVYLKDASELDKCKDGNILVTTMTMPDMVPAMKRAVAIVTDEGGMTCHAAIVSRELGIPCIVGTKQATKVLKTGMLVTVDGEKGMVYGGKVASSEKPKEKTEAAAARVTSKPVTATSVKVNISMPEAIDRALAVEPDGVGLLRIEHIVIGLGTHPLTLIKAGKEGVYVDYLVDNIRKVADPMYPRPVWVRTLDAPTDEFKLMKGGESEPHEHNPMLGWRGIRRGLDQPELLTAEFKAIKKLHELGLTNVGVMLPLVQHPDEIRGAKAVMRAVGLEPHKHVVFGIMVEIPAAALIIDELLDEGLDFVSFGTNDLTQYTLAVDRNNENVAKMYTEFHPAVAKLIKMTIDACEKRGVESSICGQAGSNPAFVEKLIKWGITSVSTNIDALARVREMIARTETKILLEKARKDAVR is encoded by the coding sequence ATGAAATGGGTAGTCTGGGCAGGAAGCGTCGGCAGGAAAGACCTCGTGCAAGTCGGCGGCAAGGGAGCGAACCTCGGCGAGCTCCTGCAGCTAGGACTGCCGGTGCCTCCCGCTTACGTGGTGACGGCCCACGCCTTCACGGATTTCCTCCAAAAGACCGGCGCCGGCGAGAAGATCTTCAAGATGCTGGATTCGACGAGCGTCGACGACACCAAGGCGCTGCACGAGACCGCCGACGAGGTGCGCGCCTTGATCCTGAAAACACCGATGCCCGAGGACCAGGCGAAGGAGGTCACGCAGGCGTACGCGACGCTCTCCGCAAAGGAGAAGAGCGAACTCTTCGTCGCCGTTCGGTCGTCGGCCACCGCGGAAGACCTCCCCGAGGCGAGCTTCGCAGGCCAACAGGACACGTTCCTCTACACTCGAGAGGAGAACCTGCTCGAGAACGTCCAGAAATGCTGGGCGAGCCTCTACACGCCGAGGGCGATCTTCTACCGCGTCAAGAACAAGTTCGACCACAGGAAAGTCGCGATAGCGGTCGTCGTCCAGAAGATGGTGAACAGCGAGAAATCGGGCGTCATGTTCACCAAGCACCCGACCACCGGCGAGGCCAAGGTCATCATCGAGGGCGCTTGGGGGCTTGGCGAAGGTGTGGTCTCCGGCGCCGTCTCACCGGACAACTACGTCTGCGGCGCCGACGGACAGATCATCGCAACGACCATCGCCAGCAAGGAGACGCAGTTCGTGCGGGGAAAGGCCGGGGGCACCATCACCGAACGCGTCGACGCGAACCGGAGGCAGGCGCGTGTCCTCGACGACAAGGAACTCGCCCGACTTTTCAAGGTAGGCCTCAACATCGAGAAACATTACGGAAGTCCCCAGGACATCGAATGGGCGCTCGAGGCCGGGGAACTCTACATCCTCCAAGCCCGCCCCATCACGACCATCAAGAAGAAGGCGAGCCCCACAGCGGGGATCGGCGCCTCGAAGAAGGAAGGTGCCGACGGCGACTCGAAACCCATCCTCGTGGGACTAGGAGCAAGCCCTGGGACCGCCGCAGGCGAGGTCGTTTACCTCAAGGACGCAAGCGAGCTTGACAAGTGCAAAGACGGGAACATCCTAGTGACCACGATGACCATGCCCGACATGGTGCCCGCCATGAAACGCGCTGTGGCGATCGTCACGGACGAAGGCGGGATGACCTGCCACGCCGCGATAGTGTCCCGCGAACTCGGGATACCCTGCATCGTGGGGACCAAGCAGGCGACGAAGGTCCTGAAGACGGGGATGCTCGTGACGGTCGACGGGGAAAAGGGGATGGTGTACGGCGGAAAGGTCGCTTCGAGCGAAAAGCCGAAGGAAAAGACCGAGGCCGCGGCCGCCCGCGTGACCTCGAAGCCTGTGACCGCGACGAGCGTCAAGGTGAACATCTCGATGCCAGAGGCGATCGACCGGGCACTCGCGGTCGAACCCGACGGTGTCGGCCTCCTTCGCATCGAACACATCGTCATCGGCCTCGGGACGCACCCTCTGACGCTCATCAAAGCGGGCAAGGAAGGCGTCTACGTGGACTACCTCGTGGACAACATCCGGAAAGTCGCCGACCCCATGTACCCGCGCCCGGTGTGGGTGCGCACCCTCGATGCGCCGACGGACGAATTCAAACTCATGAAAGGCGGCGAGTCGGAACCGCACGAGCACAATCCGATGCTCGGCTGGCGCGGGATACGACGCGGCCTCGACCAGCCGGAGCTTCTTACGGCGGAGTTCAAGGCCATAAAGAAACTCCACGAACTTGGCCTCACGAACGTCGGCGTCATGCTCCCGCTCGTACAGCACCCGGACGAGATCCGGGGCGCGAAGGCCGTCATGCGAGCGGTCGGCCTCGAGCCGCACAAGCACGTGGTCTTCGGCATCATGGTGGAGATCCCCGCGGCGGCACTCATCATCGACGAGCTTCTTGACGAGGGGTTGGACTTCGTGAGCTTCGGCACCAACGACCTCACACAGTACACCTTGGCGGTGGACCGGAACAACGAGAACGTCGCAAAGATGTACACCGAGTTCCACCCGGCGGTCGCGAAACTCATCAAGATGACGATCGACGCATGTGAGAAGCGCGGCGTCGAATCGTCGATCTGCGGCCAAGCGGGAAGCAACCCCGCCTTCGTCGAGAAGCTCATCAAGTGGGGGATCACCTCCGTCTCGACGAACATCGACGCATTGGCACGCGTGAGGGAGATGATCGCCCGCACCGAGACGAAGATACTGCTCGAGAAGGCGAGGAAAGACGCGGTTCGATAG